A window of Populus trichocarpa isolate Nisqually-1 chromosome 17, P.trichocarpa_v4.1, whole genome shotgun sequence genomic DNA:
ttgttattattgttactattgttgttgtattattgttgtttataatttatacaattaacctccctgtggttcgaccccggtcttgtcgggttatttattacttcgacactcctgcacttgggagaagacatcaatcttttggtcatgtcaatcatgttgataatttataaagagtttatactttacttatctctaatactattagtggatcctctaatcttgacatttgtttttatcattatttaatcttcacatttatcttacatctcaaagtcctatttaactcatcatcatcaccaccatcatcatcatcattgttgttgttgttattattattattatttataatttatatagttcacctccttgtggtttgaccccggtcttgccgggttatttattactttgacactcctgcacttgggataagaaatcaactctttgatcgtgtcagctgcgttgtttaattgtctgatatatgTTAAggtgttattttattgttagtccgtttatggtttaagaaaagtcctccttggTAAAGAAGTTCTTATCTTATAAGGTGAAACCTAATTGTTCTGATGTCAACCAaagaaactaattttaaatattagaagTACATCTtacgtgtaagttcataatctcagatattaaaagaaaacaaaatattttttttagaatttttgaaatgttggcctagttctcatgactttaataatctggttattaaagccaaaatgcatgctaacacatatttttaaatttttgtcgtatgaaaatacgatatgattttttttagacttggCTGTGTGcatgaaaacaagatattttttttatataattttttgcaaCATTTCGATGAAAACCTGGTATTTTAATACtcgatttgtatctttacagtataaaaatacaaaccaatattaagcaaaattgatTAGACAAATACGTgggaaaatcacaatttttcaaaaggaattttttgaaattttttactgGGCCAGAACCTTCCAACCATGAACAAtggctctccactgttcacatgctacGAGAACAGTAGagaatgaattataattcactctccaTTGTTCATTAGCAGAACAGTGAAGCTGGGAAGTGACGAagcagaaggagaagaagaagaagagcgaCTGACCTGGCGGTGGGGCGTTGTTCACGGGGGCTCGTGGCGGCATTGTGACAACGGGCAGAAGTTCCAGGTGATGGTTTCTCCTCCTTTCTCCTTTGTTTATgcgttttcttcttctcttctatttttgtttctctGTATCTTCTTCAGTTTCTGACAGTGGTGGTGTGGTTGTTGACGATGGGCGAAGAGGAAGACTGGCGGTGGTTTGTGGAGGTGGTGGTGTAGATGGTTATAGGTTGTTGGGTGGCGgttctctcctttctttttttatatttctctatttttttttcttctagttttttctccgttcttgctctctttgtttcctttttccttatttttcttctctgtttttcctTCTAACCTCCcatgttttctctctttttctccctatttttctttctctccctaGCTCTATCTCTTTCTTGTCATCTCAAAATGTTCCCCCCTCACCGTCTATCTCTGTTTTTCACCTTTTAAAAGCGGAGGTTTGTCCCCCTAAAATTCTCCCTTCTCTGTTTTCAAATGTTCAcccctctttttctttctttttttctctctcgttcccccctgtatttataggcagTCGGGGGAAAGGGTCACCCTGCCCTGTCTCGTCATGGTGCAGGGCAGGGTGGCGTGGGGCGACTCTGCATAGTTGCCCCTGTTGCAGGGCatggctttcttcttctttcagcGTGGTGGCTGGGCATGCGAGTATGGGCGGTGTCAGTGAGGGGACAAGTCGGGgggtgagagaaagagagagagcggGAAATGAAGATTCAAAAATCTCCTTCTTCCCTGCCTCTGGGCACacaggggaagaaggagaacagtgctgttttgaacgacactgttttgtttttttaaaaaaaaaaaaaggaaatgaatttttgaaaaacctaaaaatgggttatgacaaacCCTAACACCCACataattctaatttcatcaaaacatatatttaatcAAGTTCTCTAAATTTTGCCAAAACTAGCAATAGATTCAAAAAGCAACAAGTCATCCAccttagcttttattttttagcccAACGATCCGAATATAGAGCTTAGAGTCGTGCACAATATATCTCAAAATTGAAATGATAACGGTTACATCTCCCTAGATCTGAATAACACCGAGCTAACCTAAAAATTGACGAGCTACTGTTCAACATGAACGACACCTTTCCAGAGAGTGTGTTTTCGATCTCCACCATCTAGAATGATGGAAACATCTAGGCGCaccacatataaaaaaatagacatgatccaacggtgaaaaagagagaaatcgGGCAGCGACCTAAACTTCCCTGCACgtgtatttccttttgttttctaggaAATTTCCGATGATGATTTTTGTCAAACggattgtgtgtcaaatctctCTGGTTAGTTAGTATAGGAGTGTGAGAAGAACCATATATCCAAAAATCAGAACGGTCCAACGGTGGATGCTAGAGATATGGCCACCGGAACATTATTGGCTCCTCTAAATTCTGCACTTCTCTCTCTAGCCAAATTTTCTCTATTGTttctcaccctttttttttttaatggtggcCTCTTTGCTGTTTTAAAGGCATATTTTCCATTAATTACAATTTTGTCCCTCATTTATgtctttatgtattttattttatttttcacgtaAACTAACCGGTTTATTCCTGCTTAAATCGCTAGTCTTTACCGAACTCCGATCGGGATGAGATATTTAACCAAGgtagaaaaacatattaatagacttcatGCAAAATTGCATCTCAATCCGATTATTGGATTGCGAGCTATGCTTTATAACGTAAAATTGGTCAGTTCATGACTTTTCATCAATAATCTAGATGTTCTTATTCAATCTTTacataaaatcatattaattatccttctaaacctttaaggtcattttattattttggaatatattcattttaaaattttcacctttatttatttatcgggcTTATTACCGTTTCAAAATAACATCACTTATTTTTAATCGGTGTTTGCACCTTTAGTCCTGCCCTTTTCATTGCACtatcctttattataatttattctttatttcctCACTTAttctttagaaatattttatcatttttctcattattttatccatcaaaacgcGTTACTAGTTTCTCTGTCCTTAtgaattctaaaccaaaattcattttatagagGTCATCCCCTCcgttatatatcattatttatctattatttcttttcttggtttcCATCACTCATTAAGAGCATACCACTTTTAGTCTTACATTTACATGAGAGTTTACACATctgcatatttaaattataaattttcaggGTTTCACAAAagatgtaaaaaaatcaaaactcaagGGAGCAAACAAAACATTTTCATCCCttatgaacaattaaaaaataattatggatgTCCTGTAGCCATTCACAATGCTATTATAAGATGATCTTACACTAAATGAAATAGTAAAACCTctatattttagttttgtacTAGGCTTACTGCTCGCGCTTCGCTGCGAGGCCGAACTATTTTCTTTGCacaaaaaatgatgtttagGTGTCGCAAGCATGTtcttaaaaaggaagaaaaattcaCGACTTGATCATAGACTCGACTGGGTAAAATGagtttgctttattttaatttgacaacaaaaaaatgatagtagatggaccaaatttaaaaagaaaattaatcaggATAACTTgggggaaaatatttttttcaaaagaggaCAAACAACACAACTCAATTCACAGACTATTAAATACGAAAGAACAAAATGgggtaaaaaaaagacataaaaaaatatgacccTGGTCAATCTGAGTTAGCATGATAAACTTGTAACCCAAGTAATCATCAGGGTTGAGCCAACCTAAAATATCAAACTCGCAGCCTAGATCATGAGATTGTAATAACccgatagaaaaaaataaaaagaattataaacctattttttaaaaaaaatagtatatcaTGTTAACTACTCAAGCCCATAACCCAGACATTAGACCTGAAGCATCCTATCTGGAAAACCCATGAAACCCaactcctaaaaaaataattttaattatacaaaagaattaagaaaatagtatttaaaagaatgaggatcaaaattaaaatacaaaataaattttatattggattgaagggtgaaatttaaaaaaaaaaatcaatttagcaaaaggacaaaaaaagcaaaagaatgagaatcaaaattgacataaaaattaaaaaaaaatgattaaaaggttcaattgaaaagaaaaatcaatttagcaaaaggacaaaaaaagcaaaagaatgaggatcaaaattgacataaaaattaaaaaaaatgattaaatggttaaattgaaaagaatattcattttaaaaaaaaggaaaaaaatttaaaaaaaaaagaatgaggaccaaattggtaaaaataatataccataaatttggactgaatgatgaaattgaaaataaattaaacttttataaaagagccaagaaaaaaaattagaaatcaaaacaatgaggaccaaattgaaaaatataacactataaatttggattgaatgatgaaattgaaaacaaataaagattttacaaaaggagcaaggaaaaaaataaaaataaaaataaaaaataaggaccaacttgaaaaaaaaaatatgtcaaattggatttgatggacgaaatcaaaaacaaataaaatttctataaaaataccaacaaaaaaaattaaaatcaaaagaataaggactgaaacttgaaacacaaacaaaaaaaagaggatcaAGCTATACTTTTCgggggagaagagagaaaagaagaaaaagaaaggcttATCGGCGACTAACCAGACCACCATAGTCGACACGCGCCACTCCACTAGGAAGAGGATGCGGCTGATCTTTCAATGACACTAAGAAAGGGCATTTGTGGACTTGAAGAGGCGTCACACGCACTGGGGAGTGTGCTTCATGTGCCTaacattgtgatttttttattttttattttttatatttagaaaatacCAAATTACCTCTAAACTgacttaataataacaaaaaaaaaatcattatgaaaagACCAAAAAGCCCCGTGattctagttttaaattttttgcttttaagaatattttcattattttattgtgcattttaattgtttattatttttatatttggtctCATATCAAATCATCTCTCAGATTACGTTATAATaccaaaaaaaccattataaaaatacaaaaatatccattgacatcaatttaaatttttacttctaatgatattttagtcATCTCACTTTgcaattaatatgataaaatatttattttttctcgatCAATTTAATAATGTTAAATGAATCCTATAAAAAATCCCAATACTTTTGATAACTATgaataaaaaggtaaaattatCATTACACTATTACAAATAGTAGTTATGAGTGAGCATCTTCAATGCTTTCCCAAAgctttatagctttttttataatttttaattttaattttaatatgatgagaTTTGGGTAAGAGATACTCCTAATTTTCCCATCCTCAGCCCAAAAAAGGGTTTGAACCGATCACTAATATGTTtctaattgaaacaaaaatttgcTATATTCACACAGCAGGGGGTAGAAAGTTAGAAACATAACCACCTCCATTTGCGTTAAGGCTACAAGCACCATCCCAAATGACAATTTGAAGGTTCATTGCTGGTACAGTGAATTGTTTTCAGGTGCAGTGACATTTTTAATCAAGGTTACATGCATTTTGCATATTGACCCCGTGAAAGGAATGCATGATTCCATTGGAAAGCATGACCGCCGCCCCATATTGAGGGTTACAATATTACcatctttaaaacattaaactATGCCGCCAATGATCTGTTGCTCTCTCTCTCGCTAAAAATTATCCTCCCTTATTGAGGGGTTACAAGATCTCCATCGCACATGAGACTGTGTTTCTGACACTCTATCTCTTCCTCTCTCAAAAATTTCATTTCGAATCCCAGGCATTCTGCCATCCTGCATATTGCCTCAGATTGTGGATGGGACGTGTCCCCTGATGAAAACCCATGTAAAGACAAGGAACTGTCAATGCCACCAACATCTACCCAGCTAAATCCTACTTCCTTCTTCACTCCCTTGACTCTCATCCTTTTTCTTACTTTTGCCACCATTTCCCATTTTCCAATCTCAGCATACAAGTTGGACATCAACACATAGGAGCCTGACTCTGTTGGCTCCATCTCCATCAAAGCATCAGCTACCCTCTCTCCCATGTCCACATTCCCGTGTACCCTACATGCTCCTAGCAAGCTTTGCAACACAGACAATCCGGGACCCCCTGGAATATGACTCATCAATCTCTCTGCCTCCTCTAGTCGCCCTGCACGACCCAGCATATCCACCAAACAAGAATAATGCTCCGCTGATGGTTCTATCTGATAGTCTTTAACCATTGAGCCGAAGAGGTGACAGCCCATATCAACCATTCCCCTTCTTCCACAGGCTGTTAATATAGAAAGAAAGGTGATTGAGTCAGGTCTCACCTCAAGCCTCCTCATCTCCTCAAACCAATTCATGACTGATTCATAGTCCCCATGCCTTGCATAGGCAGAGATGATTGTTGTCCAGGCAAATTGACTTTGCTGAGGCGTCTCCACAAAAACTTTTTGAGACTCACAAATGCTCCCACGCTTTGCATACATATCGAGAAGGGCACTAGAAACAATGGGGTCAGGGTTGAGTCCAAGTTTTATTATCTGAGAGTGGCACCTTTGACCGTATTTTAGGGATACATCCTCGGCAGCACCAATTGCATTCAAGATGCTACCAAATGAGTATTGGTTTGGCTTGGATTCTATAAGTCCTGAGAAGAATGCCCGGATAGCTTCTTGACACAACCCATTGTGTACAAACCCAGAAATTAATGCATTCCATGCTATGATATCCTGGTACTTAAGCTCTTGAAACACCTTAACTGAGTCTTGCATGGACTTGAACTTAGCATACATGGTGATGATGCTATTAcaaacatttgattttgatgagaaaCCGGTCTTTGTACAAAACCCATGAACCATGTTTCCTTGCACAACAAGCTCCCCAATTGTTATAGCATGGATTAAGCCAACAAATGTAACATCATTGGGATAAACCCCGTCTAATCTCATCTCATTAAAGAAAGACACAGCTTCTGCTTCATCAATAGATATCATCGTAGTCCATGAAACTACATTGCGTTCGTTCATATTTTGGAAGACTAATCTAGCATCTTCAATAACTTGGCATTTAAAATATGTTGAGATCAGAACATTAGACACGGCAACATGCTTCTCATGTCTTGTTTTTATACTCAAACCATGTATCTGTCTGGCAAGCTCCAAGTTCTTTTCATATCCACAAGCTGAAACTGCACTAGTAAATGAGATTCGATCAAGCTCCATGCCTCCCCGAAACATTTGAAGGAACATGGAAATCGCTTCAAGGCCATAAATACCTTCCTGGCTATACCCTGAAATCATTGCATTCCAAGAAACCAGATCCCTAGTTTTCATTTCCTCGAACACTCTTCTAGCCTCCACTAAATGTCCCCATCTCGAATACATACTTATGAGCGCATTCCCAACGAAAACTTCACAATCAAACCCAAACTTTACAATACAAGAATGCAACTGCAGCCCAATGAGAAAGTAGGCTTCCACATGCCtccaacaaaaagaaaggacTGTAGTATAAGTAACAGCATCGAAAACAACCCCACTTGAATTCATCTTACAAGCAAAACTAAACGCATCTTCACTTGTTTGGCAGCCCGAAAGCACCGTGTTCCAAGAAACAATGTCAGGATGAGTCAAATCCTCAAAGATACATAAAGCTTTGCAAAACTGTCCAGATTTGCAGTACATATTCATTAGCGAATTAGAGACTATAGTGACGTTAACGAACTCATGTATAATGGAAAACCCGTGGATTTGGGATCCGAGTGGTGGGTATCCACGGCAAGCTTTGAGGGCGTTAGCGACAGTAAATTCATCGATATTGTTGATAAAACCCGACAGAAGGTGCTCCTTGATGATTTGAAATGAGAGATTTCGGTGAGGAGTTTTGTCAAGCAAGTTGTGTGCATGGCTGCTCTCGCCAGTTTTGTTAGTGCTAAAACTTCGTTTTATGCAAGGTTTCGCTCTTATTCCAGGGAGGGTTTTGGAAAATTGTTGGCGGAAAATCATTACAAACAGAACCGATTCACCGACTTTAGACATTGACATGGATTAAATAGTCCTGCAATTTCACTACTTGTATTTCATTGTGGTAAATTTACTGTGTGGTCtctcaagttttaaaatttgattaacaacctctt
This region includes:
- the LOC7484605 gene encoding pentatricopeptide repeat-containing protein At4g32430, mitochondrial, yielding MSMSKVGESVLFVMIFRQQFSKTLPGIRAKPCIKRSFSTNKTGESSHAHNLLDKTPHRNLSFQIIKEHLLSGFINNIDEFTVANALKACRGYPPLGSQIHGFSIIHEFVNVTIVSNSLMNMYCKSGQFCKALCIFEDLTHPDIVSWNTVLSGCQTSEDAFSFACKMNSSGVVFDAVTYTTVLSFCWRHVEAYFLIGLQLHSCIVKFGFDCEVFVGNALISMYSRWGHLVEARRVFEEMKTRDLVSWNAMISGYSQEGIYGLEAISMFLQMFRGGMELDRISFTSAVSACGYEKNLELARQIHGLSIKTRHEKHVAVSNVLISTYFKCQVIEDARLVFQNMNERNVVSWTTMISIDEAEAVSFFNEMRLDGVYPNDVTFVGLIHAITIGELVVQGNMVHGFCTKTGFSSKSNVCNSIITMYAKFKSMQDSVKVFQELKYQDIIAWNALISGFVHNGLCQEAIRAFFSGLIESKPNQYSFGSILNAIGAAEDVSLKYGQRCHSQIIKLGLNPDPIVSSALLDMYAKRGSICESQKVFVETPQQSQFAWTTIISAYARHGDYESVMNWFEEMRRLEVRPDSITFLSILTACGRRGMVDMGCHLFGSMVKDYQIEPSAEHYSCLVDMLGRAGRLEEAERLMSHIPGGPGLSVLQSLLGACRVHGNVDMGERVADALMEMEPTESGSYVLMSNLYAEIGKWEMVAKVRKRMRVKGVKKEVGFSWVDVGGIDSSLSLHGFSSGDTSHPQSEAICRMAECLGFEMKFLREEEIECQKHSLMCDGDLVTPQ